A window of Halobellus ruber genomic DNA:
CGTGCTGGATCGTTCCCTGTGCGAACACGCCCGGCGACTTCGGCTCCACGAGCCGCTGGTCCTCCAAGAGCGTGACGTTCGTCTCCCGCGGGAGACTGTTCTTGTACTGGTCGTTGAACCCCATCGAGAGTTCCGCCGCGGGGTGTTCGTTGCCGACCTCGTCTTCGAGTTCGTTCTCGTTGGGTACGCGGTCGGCGTCGAAGTCGGTGTCCTCGGCCAGCCGTTCCTCGACGTTCTCGTGGCCCGCAAACCCGACACGTCGCGCCGGATACGACTCCGGTTTGGTGAAAATGCCGTCGAGCGTGTGGTCGAAGCCGATCGTCGCCTCGGCCGGGTCCTCGTCCCACACTTCCGCGGGATCGTAGCCGTCCCAAAGCAGTTGCTCGACCAACAGTAGCTTCCGAATGTCGTCGCTTGCGAGGTGGATGACGGCGTCGTAGGTGTCACCCGCAACCGGGCGCTCGTTTTCCAACGTCACCCCCGGCGATTCGATCAACTGCTCGGGGGTCAGAAGCGCCGGCTTCGCGAACCCACCCTTTGGATCGATCCCCTTCGGTAGCGGTTCGCCGAACCGATCGAAGTAGCTCGCGGAGTACCCGACGGTGAACAACACGCCCTCGTGGCTCCACTCGAAGCTTCGCTCGATCTCCCGGAACGCCCCGGCGGCTTCCGCGCGGTCCTCGGGGGTCGGCTCGCCGTCCCCGGTGTAGTCGACGTGGAGCACGAGGTGGTGCTCCGGCGGGAGGGTCTGCTCGCGCTCCGGGAAGTACTTCTCGTACCCGTCCCACGCGTGCTGGCGGTTGTCCCGAGCGGCGACGCCGATGGCCTCGTGATCGCCTTCAGCGGCCGCAACTGACGGTACGCCGGCGACTCCCAACGCCGACGAAAGCGCGCTCGCGCCCCCGATCGCGAGCGCGGACTTCAGGAACGAGCGGCGTTCGACCCCCCGGTCGCGGTCGGGTGTACTGCGGCTCCCCCCGCCGGGTTCCGGCTCCTCGGTCGCCCGCTCGTCAGTCGTATCGTTGTGCTCCCCGGTGTCGGTGCTCCCGCTGTCGTGAAACGGACACGTCATTTGTGACCCAGGCTCCCTGCCCTGACAAATCGTGTAGGATTAGTATGTTTTAGTTCTAATGGCTGTAACGATGGTTCTATTCCAGGCTACCAGGAGTGCGGGCCGGGGATTCGGCGGGGCTGGACGCTCGGCTCCCGGGCGATGTGACGCGGCGGGAAAAAATCCGAGTCGGGATGCCGCTCAGTACGTCTCGAGGTACCGGTCGAGTTCCCACTGGGAGACGTCGACGCGGAACTCGTCGTACTCCTGCGATTTGGCCTCGACGAACTTGTCGTAGACGTGGTCGCCGAGCGCGTCGGCGATGACCTCGTTGTCCTCCAGGGCGTCGACGGCCTCGCCCAGGTTCGCCGGCAGCGTGTCGATGCCGTACTCCTGGCGCTTCTGTTCGTCGAACTCGTAGATGTTCTCCCGGATCGGGTCCGGGGCGTCGAGGTCGCGTTCGATCCCGTCGAGCCCCGCGGAGATCAGGGCGGCGAAGGCGAGATAGGGGTTACACGACGGGTCGGGGAAGCGAGCCTCGATCCGGCTCGCGGCGGGGACGCGGGCCGCCGGCTTCCGGATCAGCGCCGAGCGGTTGCGGTCGGACCACGCGACGTAGACCGGCGCCTCGTACCCGGGCACCAGCCGCTTGTAGCTGTTGACGGTCGGGTCGGTGACGGCCGTGATCGCGGGCGCGTGATCGAGGATGCCCGCGAGGAACGAGTGGGCCGTGTCGCTGAGGTCGAACTGGTCGCTCTCGTCGTGGAACGCGTTCTCGCCGCCCTCGAACAGCGAGATGTGGGTGTGCATCCCCGAGCCGTTGATCCGCGGGATCGGCTTGGGCATAAAGGTCGCGTGGAGGTCGTGCTGGGCCGCGATGGCGCGGACGACCGTCCGGAAAGTGGCGACGTTGTCGGCTGTCGTCAGCGCGTCGTCGTACTCGAAGTTGATCTCGTGTTGGCCCTGGGCTACCTCGTGGTGGCTGGCCTCGATCTCGAAGCCCATGTCCTCCAGGCCGTAGATGATGTCCCGGCGGACGTCGCTCGCGAGGTCCTTCGGCGCCAGGTCGAAGTAGCCGCCGGCGTCGCTTGTCTTCGTCGTCGCCCGTCCCTCCTCGTCCTCCTCGAACAGGAAGAACTCGGGTTCGGGGGCGACGTTGACCTCGTAGCCCATCTCCTCGGCGCGGTCGAGAACGTTCTTCAGGACGCGGCGCGGGTCACCCTCGAAGGGCTCGCCCGTCGACGTGTTGATGACGTCGCAGATGAGCCGCGCGGAGGTGCCGTCCCGCCACGGCAGGACGGCGAACGTCTCGGGGTCGGGCTTGAGACGCATATCCGACTCCTGGATCCGTACGAACCCCTCGATGCTCGATCCGTCGAAGTAGATGCCGTCGGTGAAGGCTTTCTCGGCCTGCGTCGCGGGTACGGCGACGTTCTTGACGGTTCCGAGGATGTCGGTGAACTGGAGGCGGAGGAACTCGACGCCCTTCTCGTCGATCTCGTCGATGACGTCCTGTGCTTCGGCTGAGAGACCGCCGTCGGTGACGGGGGTCCCGGGTGTATTTTCGTCCGTCATATCCTGGACAGTCGAAGTCGAACACTCCCAGTATAAAGACCTTATCGCTTAGTGCAAATGCCCGTAGCTCCGTACCTAATTGGATATTCGTAAAATTCTAATGTTATTAGTGCCTTCGTCGGTGTAATGACGTACGAAAACCTCGACGCAAAACTGATCAACGCACTACTGGGCGACGGTCGCGCGAGCCTCCGCAGCCTCGCGGAGGATCTTGACGTCTCGGTCACAACCGTCTCGAACCACCTGCGGGACCTCGAAGACGAGGGCGTGATCGAGGGGTACACCCCGCGTGTGAACTACGACGCGCTCGGGTACGACGTCACCGCGATCATCCAACTCAAGGTCGAGGGCAGCGCCCTGCCCGACATCACCGAACGGCTCCGCGATCAAAAGCAGATGACGACGGTCTACGAGGTCACCGGCGACTACGACGTCATCGCGATCGGGAAGTTCCGGGACACCGACGGGATGAACGCCCAGATCAAGAAGCTGCTGACCGACGCCGACATCCGGGAGTCGAACACCAGCGTCGTGCTCAACTCGGTCGTCGAAAACGCCCAATTCGACCTCGACGTCGTCGAGGAGTAAGGGTCAGGCCCGCTCTTCCAGCGAGTCGTCCTCGGCGTGGGCGC
This region includes:
- the lrp gene encoding HTH-type transcriptional regulator Lrp, with translation MTYENLDAKLINALLGDGRASLRSLAEDLDVSVTTVSNHLRDLEDEGVIEGYTPRVNYDALGYDVTAIIQLKVEGSALPDITERLRDQKQMTTVYEVTGDYDVIAIGKFRDTDGMNAQIKKLLTDADIRESNTSVVLNSVVENAQFDLDVVEE
- the glnA gene encoding type I glutamate--ammonia ligase, giving the protein MTDENTPGTPVTDGGLSAEAQDVIDEIDEKGVEFLRLQFTDILGTVKNVAVPATQAEKAFTDGIYFDGSSIEGFVRIQESDMRLKPDPETFAVLPWRDGTSARLICDVINTSTGEPFEGDPRRVLKNVLDRAEEMGYEVNVAPEPEFFLFEEDEEGRATTKTSDAGGYFDLAPKDLASDVRRDIIYGLEDMGFEIEASHHEVAQGQHEINFEYDDALTTADNVATFRTVVRAIAAQHDLHATFMPKPIPRINGSGMHTHISLFEGGENAFHDESDQFDLSDTAHSFLAGILDHAPAITAVTDPTVNSYKRLVPGYEAPVYVAWSDRNRSALIRKPAARVPAASRIEARFPDPSCNPYLAFAALISAGLDGIERDLDAPDPIRENIYEFDEQKRQEYGIDTLPANLGEAVDALEDNEVIADALGDHVYDKFVEAKSQEYDEFRVDVSQWELDRYLETY